The DNA region TGGGCTATGTCGAAAAAGAATATGAAAATGCATATCTTGTTGTTGTTTCAGATCCAAGTCCAGACATGGAAGAAAAATATACAAATCGAATGGTAATTAGTAAGAAAGATTGCCGTAGTACAGACTGATTTTATTCTGGTTGCGATAGTCTTAATTAAAAAGCGGTTCAAAACGAAACAAAGTTTTGAACCGCTTTTTTTGTTGAAAGAATTACCTTATTTTTGTTTATAACTACTTAAAAAGGTCCGCATCTTTTCTGCTGTCAACTTCAGATCTTCCATTTTTGGTAAATAGACGATTCTAAAATGATCCGGCTGTGTCCAGTTGAATCCGCCGCCGTGGACCAATAAGATATGATGTTCATGAAGAAAATCCAGTACAAATTTTTCGTCATCATAAATATCGAAGCGGGCAATATCTATTTTAGGGAAGATATAAAAGGCCGCTTTTGGCTTCACTGCTGAAAGCCCAGGTATGTCGTTGATCGCATTGTAAATGTACTCTCTTTGCTCATACACCCGACCGCCAGGCAATAATAATTCATCCACACTTTGATAACCGCCTAAAGCTGTCTGGATGATTTGCTGCGACAATACATTTGAACACAAACGCATCGATGCCAACATATTCAAGCCTTCAATATATCCCTTCACATGTTTTTTATTTCCACTCAAGACCATCCAGCCGCAACGGAAACCAGCGACCCGATGTGATTTAGATAGACCATTCAAGGTCACGACAAAAAGATCAGGGGCAAGTGTTGCGATCGGAATATGTGTCAATCCGTCCATGACCAAACGATCATAAATTTCATCTGAAAAGATGATCAAATCATTCTGTCTGGCGATTTCAACGATCTGTTCTAAGATTTCTTTTGGATATAACGCACCTGTTGGGTTATTAGGATTGATCAACACGATCGCTTTTGTATTTGAAGTAACTTTCGCTTTAATATCATCAATATCAGGATTCCACTCTGCTTGTTCGTCACAAATATAATGGACTGGGTTGCCTCCAGCTAAAGATACAGATGCCGTCCACAGCGGATAATCCGGCATTGGGACTAAGACTTCATCTCCATTATTCAGCAAGCCCTGCATACACATCGTGATCAATTCACTAACACCATTTCCCGTATAGATGTCGTTAATCGTCACATTAGGAAAGCCTTTGACCTGACAGTATTGCTCAATCGCTTTTCTAGCTGAGAAAATTCCTTTTGAATCAGAATATCCTTCTGAATTTCTGACATTTGTTATCATGTCACGCACAACTTCATTCGGTGCATCAAAACCAAATGGCGCAGGGTTCCCAGTATTCAGTTTTAAAATGCGGATGCCTTCTTCCTGCATTCTATCTGCTTCTTCTAAAACTGGACCTCGTACATCATAGCTGACACCGTCTAGTTTATTGGATTTCTCGAAATTTCTCATACTGTCTCCCTCATTTTCAAAAAATTTATATGTTTAAAGTTACGCCACTCAGAAAAAAAAAGCAATCAAAATTTGGAAAATTTCTAAAAAAATTTCCTTTTTTGATTGCTTCTATTCTTATTCGACTGAAAAAATAAGCCCCGCTGCCTTCATCTTTTGGACTCAGCTTTATAGACCAAAGGAAATTTTCTCACCTTGTCAGTCTCTTTTATACTTATACACTCTTGCTTCGTATGGGGCAAATAGAGTGTGTTGATGAATCTCATGATCATCCAAATTTGAAAGCAAGAGTGTCCACTCTTCAATACGAACATTTTCT from Enterococcus sp. 9D6_DIV0238 includes:
- a CDS encoding pyridoxal phosphate-dependent aminotransferase — translated: MRNFEKSNKLDGVSYDVRGPVLEEADRMQEEGIRILKLNTGNPAPFGFDAPNEVVRDMITNVRNSEGYSDSKGIFSARKAIEQYCQVKGFPNVTINDIYTGNGVSELITMCMQGLLNNGDEVLVPMPDYPLWTASVSLAGGNPVHYICDEQAEWNPDIDDIKAKVTSNTKAIVLINPNNPTGALYPKEILEQIVEIARQNDLIIFSDEIYDRLVMDGLTHIPIATLAPDLFVVTLNGLSKSHRVAGFRCGWMVLSGNKKHVKGYIEGLNMLASMRLCSNVLSQQIIQTALGGYQSVDELLLPGGRVYEQREYIYNAINDIPGLSAVKPKAAFYIFPKIDIARFDIYDDEKFVLDFLHEHHILLVHGGGFNWTQPDHFRIVYLPKMEDLKLTAEKMRTFLSSYKQK